One Thermoanaerobacter pseudethanolicus ATCC 33223 DNA window includes the following coding sequences:
- a CDS encoding 2-oxoacid:acceptor oxidoreductase family protein: MEERIIFAGFGGQGVLSMGLIITYAGMFEGKNVSWTPSYGPEMRGGTAYCNVTVSDEEVGSPVITEATSVIVMNRPSLDKYESYVIPGGKLFINTSLVDRKAERKDIEVYEIPANDIANELGNLKIANMVMLGAFIEATKVVKLETVLKALPEVFGKGKEHLIPINEKALNKGAELVKNLITTKK, translated from the coding sequence ATGGAAGAAAGAATAATCTTTGCAGGCTTTGGTGGTCAAGGAGTTTTGTCAATGGGGCTTATAATTACCTATGCGGGAATGTTTGAGGGAAAAAATGTGTCTTGGACTCCTTCTTATGGTCCTGAAATGAGAGGAGGAACAGCCTACTGCAATGTCACAGTATCAGATGAAGAGGTAGGCTCTCCGGTTATTACAGAGGCTACTTCTGTAATTGTAATGAATAGGCCTTCTTTAGACAAATACGAATCTTATGTAATACCAGGTGGTAAATTATTCATAAATACTTCATTAGTAGACAGAAAAGCAGAGAGAAAAGACATAGAAGTGTATGAAATACCTGCTAATGATATTGCTAATGAATTGGGTAATTTAAAAATTGCTAACATGGTGATGTTAGGAGCTTTCATAGAAGCTACTAAAGTTGTAAAATTGGAAACAGTGTTAAAAGCTCTGCCTGAGGTCTTTGGCAAAGGTAAGGAGCATTTGATACCTATAAATGAAAAAGCCTTAAATAAGGGAGCAGAATTAGTAAAAAATCTCATTACAACTAAAAAATAA
- a CDS encoding bifunctional enoyl-CoA hydratase/phosphate acetyltransferase — MKKLSEIVERAKGVNKKFTVAGAEDSEVLLACEAAKKEGIGQPVLIGSKEKIETLSKELNINIEDYEIIDEAEEVQKCKKAVIEVKEGRASFVMKGLVPTATLLKAVLDSEYGIRGEGLLSHVMVYEIPNYHKLLLLTDGGMNISPTLEEKVQILRNAIKVAKAIEIENPKVACLSAVEVVNPKMPSTVEAAKLKEMNQRGEIEGIVDGPLAFDLAISKEAAIHKGVKSEVAGDADILLVPFIEVGNALGKSFTYFAKARSAGIVVGAKAPIVLVSRADSHEDKFNSIAFACAVSV; from the coding sequence TTGAAAAAATTAAGTGAAATTGTGGAAAGAGCCAAAGGAGTTAATAAAAAATTTACGGTGGCAGGGGCAGAAGACAGTGAAGTGCTTTTAGCTTGTGAAGCTGCGAAAAAAGAAGGCATAGGACAGCCTGTATTGATAGGTTCAAAAGAAAAGATAGAGACATTATCTAAAGAATTGAATATTAATATAGAGGATTATGAAATAATTGACGAAGCAGAAGAAGTGCAAAAATGTAAAAAAGCAGTCATAGAAGTTAAAGAAGGTAGAGCCTCTTTTGTGATGAAAGGCCTTGTTCCTACTGCTACTCTTTTAAAGGCAGTTCTTGACAGCGAATACGGCATTAGAGGAGAAGGTTTATTAAGTCATGTAATGGTTTACGAAATTCCAAATTATCATAAATTATTACTTTTAACCGATGGAGGAATGAATATAAGTCCTACATTAGAAGAGAAAGTGCAAATTTTAAGAAATGCTATCAAAGTAGCAAAAGCTATAGAAATAGAAAATCCTAAAGTAGCCTGTTTGTCGGCGGTAGAAGTGGTAAACCCTAAAATGCCTTCTACTGTTGAAGCCGCTAAATTAAAGGAAATGAACCAAAGAGGTGAGATAGAAGGAATAGTAGATGGTCCTTTAGCATTTGACCTTGCCATAAGCAAAGAGGCAGCAATTCACAAAGGAGTAAAAAGTGAGGTTGCAGGAGATGCAGATATATTATTAGTACCTTTTATAGAAGTTGGAAATGCTTTGGGTAAAAGCTTTACTTACTTTGCGAAGGCAAGAAGTGCGGGAATTGTGGTAGGAGCAAAAGCACCAATTGTCTTAGTGTCAAGAGCTGATTCCCACGAAGACAAGTTCAATTCCATAGCTTTTGCATGTGCTGTCTCTGTTTGA
- a CDS encoding lysophospholipid acyltransferase family protein, with translation MLYRIFRLIAKLILKIFYSFEVKYEKNLPEGACIFVANHQSLLDPVVVACSVKRPVIFLASSELYKRRFLKYFLKIDKAIPIKKNSPDLNAIKQALSRLEEGHTIGLFPEGRISPTGKVEKMYEGAMYLAYKSGKPIVPVAIKGTREILPFGKYFPKFRGKIELKIGEPIYPNLNIDIKMEIVELRDKVMQNILTMLEK, from the coding sequence TTGTTATATAGAATTTTCCGGCTTATTGCTAAATTGATTCTTAAGATATTCTATTCCTTTGAAGTAAAATATGAGAAAAATTTGCCTGAGGGAGCTTGTATTTTTGTTGCAAACCATCAAAGTTTGCTAGACCCAGTTGTGGTAGCCTGTTCTGTAAAAAGACCCGTTATATTTTTAGCAAGTTCTGAACTTTATAAAAGGCGTTTTTTAAAATATTTTTTAAAAATTGATAAAGCAATTCCCATAAAGAAAAATTCGCCTGATTTAAATGCCATAAAACAAGCATTATCTAGGTTAGAAGAAGGACACACAATAGGATTATTTCCAGAAGGTAGGATATCGCCAACTGGCAAAGTAGAAAAAATGTATGAAGGGGCTATGTATCTAGCATATAAATCGGGAAAGCCCATTGTGCCAGTGGCTATAAAAGGCACAAGAGAAATACTACCTTTTGGCAAATATTTTCCCAAATTTAGGGGAAAAATTGAACTAAAAATAGGGGAACCAATTTACCCAAATCTGAATATTGATATAAAGATGGAAATTGTTGAATTGAGAGACAAAGTCATGCAAAATATATTAACAATGTTGGAGAAATAG
- the glmM gene encoding phosphoglucosamine mutase gives MARLFGTDGVRGIANYDLTPQLAFELGRAGAYVLTHGTHRPKVVVGKDSRISGDMLECALTAGLTSVGAEVISVGIIPTPAVAYLTRLYQADAGVMISASHNPVEYNGIKFFDKDGYKLPDEVEDRIENIIKEKIELPSPIGTGIGTRKEYTNSHRDYIEFLKSTIDGDLKEMKIVIDCAYGASSTIAPILFKELGAEVILHGAEPIGEKINVNCGSTHPEKLQQLVIENGADIGLAFDGDADRLIAVDEKGNVVDGDHIMAICAIDLKKKGRLKNNTVVATVMSNIGFEIALKEQGINLIRTKVGDRYVLEEMTKGGYSIGGEQSGHIIFLDDNTTGDGEITALKLCSISKESGKKLSELAACMITYPQVLINAKVKNELKNAYLEDEEIKREIENLEREMRGEGRVLIRPSGTEPLVRVMVEGKDYDKISQMAKELAELIERKLN, from the coding sequence ATGGCAAGGTTGTTTGGTACAGATGGTGTTAGAGGTATAGCTAATTATGACTTGACTCCACAACTTGCTTTTGAACTAGGGAGAGCAGGGGCTTATGTGTTGACTCACGGGACTCATAGGCCTAAGGTTGTGGTTGGTAAAGACAGTCGTATATCTGGTGATATGTTGGAATGTGCCTTAACTGCAGGCCTTACCTCTGTAGGGGCAGAGGTCATAAGTGTGGGGATAATTCCTACACCAGCGGTAGCTTACCTTACCCGATTATATCAAGCAGATGCTGGAGTTATGATATCGGCATCTCATAATCCCGTAGAGTACAATGGGATAAAATTTTTTGATAAAGATGGGTATAAATTGCCAGATGAAGTAGAAGATAGAATAGAAAATATAATAAAAGAAAAAATTGAGTTGCCTTCTCCTATTGGGACGGGAATAGGTACCAGGAAAGAATACACAAATTCTCATAGAGATTACATAGAGTTCTTAAAGTCTACTATTGATGGGGATTTAAAAGAAATGAAAATTGTAATTGATTGTGCTTATGGAGCTAGCAGCACAATAGCGCCAATTCTATTTAAAGAACTAGGGGCGGAAGTCATATTACATGGAGCAGAGCCTATAGGGGAAAAGATAAATGTCAATTGTGGGTCTACTCATCCTGAAAAATTGCAACAACTCGTCATAGAAAATGGGGCCGACATCGGTTTAGCCTTTGACGGAGATGCTGACAGGCTTATTGCAGTTGATGAAAAAGGAAATGTTGTTGATGGAGACCACATAATGGCAATATGTGCTATAGATTTAAAGAAAAAAGGTAGGTTAAAAAATAACACAGTTGTGGCAACAGTTATGAGCAATATCGGTTTTGAAATTGCACTTAAAGAGCAAGGGATTAATCTCATTAGAACAAAAGTAGGGGACAGATATGTTTTGGAAGAAATGACAAAAGGTGGATATTCTATTGGTGGCGAACAATCAGGCCATATTATTTTCCTTGATGACAATACTACGGGAGATGGGGAAATTACTGCTTTAAAGCTTTGTTCTATTTCAAAAGAAAGTGGTAAAAAATTGTCAGAATTAGCTGCCTGCATGATTACTTACCCACAAGTCCTTATAAACGCAAAAGTAAAAAATGAGTTAAAAAATGCCTATTTAGAGGATGAAGAAATTAAGAGGGAAATTGAAAACTTAGAAAGGGAAATGAGGGGAGAAGGTCGAGTACTTATAAGACCATCAGGTACTGAGCCCCTTGTGAGAGTTATGGTAGAAGGAAAAGATTATGATAAAATTAGTCAAATGGCAAAAGAACTTGCTGAATTAATAGAAAGAAAATTAAATTAA
- the glmS gene encoding glutamine--fructose-6-phosphate transaminase (isomerizing), protein MCGIVGYIGDKQATPILLEGLTKLEYRGYDSAGIAILNDGNINIKKAKGRLNVLKELVEKDNMVGTIGIGHTRWATHGEPSDTNSHPHLSQSGLIAVVHNGIIENYLPLKKWLLEEGYTFKSETDTEVVANLLEYYYNGDIVEAVKKVLDRIEGSYALGVLCKNNPDMIVAARKEAPLIVGIGNGENFIASDIPAILKHTRSVYFLDDHEIAIIKKDSVEFIDMFGRQVEKSLFEVKWDVEAAEKGGYEHFMIKEIHEQPSAIKDTLRGRIIDDSEIVLDDVKITKEDLEKIDKIFIVACGTAYHAGVVGKYVIENLARIPVEVDVASEFRYRNPLVNERTLTIVISQSGETADTIAALKEAKKKGSRVIAITNVVGSSVSREADDVLYTWAGPEIAVASTKAYTTQLIALYLIAMDLAIKRGIITKTKVMELCTELKKLPEKVQYLLDNKDVIQKFASEHYNAKDVFYIGRGLDYAVAMEGSLKLKEISYIHSEAYPAGELKHGTLALVEEGTLVIALATQDDLFEKMLSNIKEVKARGGFLVAFAKQGNLQLEGVVDKVIYIPETLKELTPVLTVVPLQLLAYYMAVEKGCDVDKPRNLAKSVTVE, encoded by the coding sequence ATGTGTGGAATTGTAGGATATATTGGCGATAAACAGGCGACGCCAATACTTTTAGAAGGATTGACAAAATTGGAGTATCGAGGCTATGATTCAGCAGGAATTGCCATTTTAAATGATGGCAATATAAATATAAAGAAAGCAAAGGGAAGATTAAACGTCCTAAAAGAGCTTGTTGAAAAAGATAATATGGTAGGGACAATAGGCATAGGACACACAAGGTGGGCTACGCATGGTGAACCATCTGATACAAACTCTCATCCTCATTTATCCCAATCAGGGCTAATTGCAGTAGTCCACAATGGCATAATTGAAAACTATCTTCCACTGAAGAAATGGCTGTTAGAGGAAGGTTATACCTTTAAGTCTGAGACTGATACAGAAGTTGTAGCAAATTTGCTGGAGTATTATTACAATGGCGATATAGTAGAGGCTGTGAAAAAAGTTTTAGACAGAATTGAAGGTTCTTATGCCTTAGGCGTTTTGTGCAAAAACAATCCCGATATGATTGTAGCTGCAAGAAAAGAAGCACCTCTTATAGTTGGAATAGGCAATGGTGAAAACTTTATTGCATCTGATATCCCAGCTATATTAAAACATACAAGAAGTGTATATTTTCTTGATGATCATGAGATTGCCATAATTAAAAAAGACAGCGTAGAGTTTATAGACATGTTTGGAAGGCAAGTAGAAAAATCGCTTTTTGAAGTAAAATGGGATGTAGAGGCGGCTGAAAAGGGCGGTTATGAACATTTCATGATAAAAGAAATTCACGAGCAGCCAAGCGCTATAAAAGATACGTTAAGAGGCAGAATAATTGATGATTCAGAAATAGTTTTAGATGATGTGAAAATTACAAAAGAAGACCTTGAAAAGATAGATAAAATTTTTATTGTAGCCTGTGGAACAGCTTATCATGCAGGTGTTGTTGGGAAATACGTCATAGAAAATCTTGCGAGAATACCTGTTGAAGTAGATGTCGCTTCAGAATTTAGATATAGAAACCCCTTAGTAAATGAAAGAACTCTTACAATTGTAATAAGCCAGTCAGGGGAGACAGCAGATACTATAGCTGCGTTAAAAGAAGCTAAGAAAAAAGGGTCAAGAGTTATAGCCATTACAAACGTCGTTGGAAGTTCTGTCTCCAGAGAAGCAGATGATGTACTATACACATGGGCAGGACCTGAAATAGCTGTAGCTTCTACCAAAGCTTATACTACGCAACTTATAGCCCTTTATCTTATAGCTATGGACCTTGCAATAAAAAGAGGGATAATAACTAAAACAAAGGTTATGGAACTTTGCACAGAATTAAAGAAGCTCCCAGAAAAAGTTCAGTATTTACTTGACAACAAAGATGTAATACAAAAATTTGCCTCTGAACACTATAATGCAAAAGACGTATTTTACATTGGAAGAGGACTGGACTATGCCGTTGCTATGGAGGGTTCTTTAAAACTCAAAGAAATATCCTATATTCATTCAGAGGCTTATCCGGCTGGTGAATTAAAACACGGTACTTTGGCCCTTGTAGAAGAGGGAACACTTGTGATAGCTCTTGCAACACAAGATGACCTTTTTGAAAAGATGCTTAGTAATATAAAAGAAGTAAAAGCAAGAGGTGGTTTTTTAGTCGCCTTTGCAAAGCAAGGTAATTTGCAGCTGGAGGGCGTTGTAGATAAAGTAATATATATACCTGAAACGCTTAAAGAGCTTACTCCAGTATTGACAGTTGTGCCTTTGCAACTTTTAGCATATTATATGGCAGTAGAAAAAGGATGTGACGTAGATAAACCGCGTAATCTTGCAAAGTCAGTAACTGTAGAGTAA
- a CDS encoding EamA family transporter, whose protein sequence is MWKLFAILSALFAALTSILAKIGIKGVDSNLATAIRTTVIIFLAWGIVFTTGGQYGIKSLTKQNWIFLILSGLATGLSWLFYYKAISIGEVSKVALIDKSSIVLTLTLSFFILNEQFTAKTLVASVLITAGIFMMIWK, encoded by the coding sequence ATGTGGAAATTATTTGCAATATTATCAGCTTTGTTTGCTGCTTTGACTTCAATTCTTGCTAAAATTGGTATAAAAGGCGTGGATTCTAACTTGGCTACAGCTATTCGTACAACTGTTATTATATTTTTAGCGTGGGGTATTGTATTTACAACAGGGGGACAGTATGGAATTAAAAGTTTGACAAAACAAAATTGGATCTTTTTGATTCTCTCTGGACTGGCGACAGGTTTGTCCTGGTTATTTTATTATAAGGCAATATCTATAGGTGAAGTATCAAAGGTTGCACTTATTGATAAATCCAGCATCGTCCTAACTTTAACTTTATCTTTTTTTATCCTAAACGAGCAATTCACCGCAAAAACGTTAGTTGCAAGTGTACTTATTACCGCAGGTATATTTATGATGATATGGAAATAA
- a CDS encoding secondary thiamine-phosphate synthase enzyme YjbQ encodes MVVLEINTPTREVMVDITDMVMQEIKKSGVVDGLCVIFVPHTTAGITINENADPTVREDIMAALEKIIPNMRFKHMEGNSDAHIKASLMGSSVTLIIENGRPLLGTWQGIYLCEFDGPRRRRVYIKFLK; translated from the coding sequence ATGGTTGTTTTGGAGATAAATACACCGACAAGGGAAGTTATGGTGGATATTACTGATATGGTAATGCAAGAAATTAAAAAATCTGGCGTTGTTGATGGCCTTTGTGTTATCTTTGTGCCCCATACAACAGCGGGAATTACAATAAACGAAAATGCAGATCCAACTGTAAGAGAAGATATAATGGCAGCCTTAGAAAAAATAATTCCTAATATGCGTTTTAAACACATGGAAGGCAATTCTGATGCCCACATCAAGGCGTCTCTTATGGGAAGTTCAGTAACTTTAATTATTGAAAATGGAAGGCCACTTTTAGGAACTTGGCAGGGTATTTATTTATGTGAGTTTGATGGTCCAAGGAGAAGAAGAGTGTATATTAAGTTTTTGAAGTGA
- the ligD gene encoding non-homologous end-joining DNA ligase yields MSMIEEKISPMLASSSDPFDSPEWIYEIKWDGSRTIAFLSNKTRLQDRRLVDITHQFPDLALLYKQIKAKEAILDGELVVLKNGKPSYKSIMSRKHQQNLVKINLLSKIMPVIFITWDILYLNGKSLVELPLIERKDILRKTVKENEIIKISDFIFEHGKMLFEETGKKGLEGIVAKKADSKYLIGKRSKLWLKSKHFIVINAVIIGYRTDKTALILGLYDEENNLINIGSCESGLSQKELKAFYEVAKEIKAPDNYYNFKEKNVQWLKPLLTCKVRFMEWSENMKMRAPSFIQFEYNVKPEECRFE; encoded by the coding sequence ATGTCTATGATAGAAGAAAAAATATCACCTATGCTGGCATCCAGCAGTGACCCTTTTGATAGCCCCGAATGGATATATGAAATCAAATGGGATGGTTCAAGGACTATTGCCTTTCTTTCAAATAAAACAAGACTTCAAGATAGAAGGCTTGTTGATATAACCCACCAGTTTCCGGATTTGGCATTACTTTATAAGCAAATAAAAGCAAAAGAAGCAATACTTGACGGTGAACTTGTAGTTTTAAAAAACGGCAAGCCCAGTTACAAAAGCATTATGTCGAGAAAGCATCAACAAAATTTAGTAAAAATAAATCTTTTAAGCAAGATAATGCCCGTAATTTTCATAACATGGGATATATTATACTTAAACGGCAAGTCTCTTGTAGAATTGCCACTTATAGAGAGAAAAGATATCCTTAGAAAAACAGTTAAAGAAAATGAGATCATAAAAATATCAGATTTTATATTTGAACATGGAAAAATGCTTTTTGAAGAGACAGGGAAAAAAGGACTTGAAGGAATTGTTGCCAAAAAAGCAGATTCAAAATATTTAATAGGAAAAAGGAGTAAACTCTGGCTTAAGTCAAAACATTTTATTGTAATAAATGCTGTTATTATAGGGTACAGAACTGACAAAACAGCCCTCATACTGGGGCTTTACGATGAGGAAAATAATTTAATAAACATAGGAAGTTGTGAATCAGGCCTATCCCAGAAGGAATTAAAAGCATTCTATGAAGTTGCCAAGGAGATAAAAGCCCCAGATAATTATTATAACTTTAAAGAAAAAAATGTGCAGTGGTTAAAACCCTTGCTAACATGTAAAGTGAGATTTATGGAATGGTCTGAAAACATGAAGATGAGGGCACCTTCTTTTATTCAATTTGAGTATAACGTAAAACCAGAAGAGTGCAGGTTTGAATAA
- a CDS encoding Ku protein: MRSMWKGAISFGLVSIPIKLYTATEDHAIHFRQLHKECKSPIKYEKICPVCNRPVSDEEIVRGYEYEPGKFVIIDDEDLERIPMPTVKTIDIVDFTDIGQIDPIYYDKTYFIVPEDIGTKPYVLLRDSMKETKRVAIAKVVIRSKQNLACIRVYEEKYMVMETMHFPDEIKNTNQLPPLREVSLQENEIKMAKQLIDTLTSDFKPEKYDDSYRKTLIEMIESKIQDKDIEIPQKAPEADNVLDLVSALKASIESVKNEEKAKKGRKRKGA; encoded by the coding sequence ATGCGCTCAATGTGGAAAGGAGCAATAAGTTTTGGTCTTGTAAGTATACCCATAAAACTGTATACCGCTACAGAAGACCATGCCATACATTTTAGGCAACTCCACAAAGAATGTAAATCCCCCATAAAATATGAAAAAATTTGCCCTGTATGTAATAGACCCGTTTCAGATGAGGAAATAGTTCGAGGGTATGAATACGAACCAGGTAAATTTGTCATTATAGATGATGAAGATTTGGAAAGGATACCTATGCCAACAGTTAAAACCATTGATATAGTAGATTTTACCGATATAGGACAAATAGACCCCATATATTATGATAAAACATATTTCATTGTACCCGAAGATATTGGTACAAAGCCTTATGTACTTTTAAGAGATTCTATGAAAGAAACAAAACGAGTTGCAATAGCGAAAGTGGTAATTAGGTCAAAGCAAAACCTCGCATGCATACGAGTGTATGAGGAAAAATACATGGTCATGGAAACAATGCATTTTCCTGATGAAATAAAAAACACAAATCAGCTTCCTCCCTTAAGAGAAGTCAGCTTACAGGAAAATGAAATAAAAATGGCCAAACAACTTATTGATACTTTGACCTCCGACTTTAAACCCGAAAAATATGATGATAGCTACAGAAAAACGTTAATCGAAATGATTGAGTCAAAGATACAGGACAAAGATATAGAAATTCCTCAAAAAGCACCTGAAGCTGATAATGTTCTTGATTTAGTAAGTGCATTAAAAGCGAGTATTGAATCTGTAAAGAATGAAGAAAAAGCAAAAAAAGGACGCAAAAGAAAAGGCGCATAA